From the genome of Antennarius striatus isolate MH-2024 chromosome 19, ASM4005453v1, whole genome shotgun sequence, one region includes:
- the LOC137613016 gene encoding DNA (cytosine-5)-methyltransferase 3A-like isoform X9, protein MPSNSPAAAQPPQTPENDTANDVSEDGAEHDSPEEETPASPRNKRRVGRPGRKRKQLLPAERRAYREAEMSMMDDLSEADSHKEDEPASPAPPPSQQHTDPASPTVAVTPEPVARGEQATPSEVEHQDGRGFGIGTLVFGKLRGFSWWPGRIVSWWMSGRSRAADGTRWVMWFGDGKFSVVCVEKLMPLSSFSSAFHQPTYNKQSMYRKAIFEALQVASVRAGRPVPSCDASDDADGIEIQTRQMIEWAMTGFLPNGPQSLDPPEGEQNSYKEVYPEMWAEPEAAYTPPPAKKPRKNAAEKAKIREVIDEGTRERLILEVKKKTRNIEDICISCGSLNVSLEHPLFGGAMCQGCKNSFLECAYQYDDDGYQSYCTICCGGREVLMCGNNNCCRCFCVECVDLLVGAGSAAAAIKEDPWNCYMCGPRSTYGLLRRRDDWPSRLQHFFANNHEQEFEPAKLYPPVAAEKRKPIRVLSLFDGIATGLLVLKDLGIQVDKYVASEVCEDSITVGMVRHQGRIMYVGDVRNLTRKHIEEWGPFDLVIGGSPCNDLSIVNPARKGLYEGTGRLFFEFYRLLHEARPKPGDERPFFWLFENVVAMGVSDKRDISRFLECNPVMIDAKEVSAAHRARYFWGNLPGMSRPLSPMTNDKLDLQECLEHGRTAKFEKLRTITTRSNSVKQGKDEHFPVFMDNKEDILWCTEMERVFGFPVHYTDVSNMSRLARQRLLGRSWSVPVIRHLFAPLKEYFACN, encoded by the exons GCAGAGCGACGCGCCTACAGAGAGGCAGAGATGAGCATGATGGACGACCTATCAGAGGCAGACTCTCACAAAGAGGACGAGCCAGCCagcccagccccgcccccttcacAGCAACATACAGACCCCGCCTCTCCGACGGTGGCCGTGACACCAGAACCAGTTGCCAGGGGAGAACAAGCCACGCCCAGCGAGGTAGAGCACCAG GATGGCAGGGGTTTTGGCATCGGTACTCTGGTGTTTGGGAAGCTGCGAGGTTTCTCTTGGTGGCCCGGTCGGATTGTTTCCTGGTGGATGAGCGGCAGAAGTCGAGCAGCAGATGGAACTCGCTGGGTGATGTGGTTTGGAGACGGAAAGTTCTCTGTG GTCTGTGTGGAGAAGCTGATGCCTCTGAGCTCGTTCTCATCTGCCTTCCATCAGCCCACCTACAACAAGCAGTCCATGTACCGGAAAGCCATCTTTGAGGCGCTGCAG GTGGCCAGTGTCCGGGCGGGGAGGCCTGTTCCATCCTGTGATGCGAGCGATGATGCAGATGGAATTGAGATTCAGACCCGACAGATGATCGAGTGGGCCATGACGGGTTTCCTCCCCAATGGGCCGCAGTCACTGGACCCTCCAGAGG GTGAGCAGAATTCATATAAGGAAGTGTACCCAGagatgtgggcggagcctgaggCAGCATACACGCCTCCACCGGCCAAGAAGCCACGCAAGAATGCAGCCGAAAAAGCAAAGATCAGAGAGGTGATTGATGAAGGGACCAGAG AGAGACTCATACTTGAGGTCAAAAAGAAGACCAGAAACATagaag ATATCTGTATCTCCTGTGGAAGTCTCAACGTCTCTCTTGAGCATCCGCTCTTTGGAGGAGCAATGTGCCAGGGCTGCAAA AACTCGTTCCTGGAGTGTGCCTACCAGTATGACGACGACGGCTACCAGTCCTACTGCACCATCTGCTGTGGAGGCAGGGAAGTGCTCATGTGTGGCAACAACAACTGTTGCAG gtgtttctgtgtggagtgtgtggatCTGCTGGTGGGGGCCGGCTCGGCGGCGGCAGCCATCAAAGAGGACCCCTGGAACTGCTACATGTGCGGCCCCCGCAGCACCTACGGGTTACTGCGCCGGCGGGACGACTGGCCCAGCAGACTACAGCACTTCTTCGCCAACAATCACGAGCAGGAGTTT GAGCCTGCTAAGCTTTATCCTCCAGTGGCAGCAGAGAAGAGGAAACCAATCAGAGTTCTCTCCCTGTTCGATGGCATTGCCACAG GTCTGCTGGTGCTGAAGGATTTGGGCATCCAAGTCGACAAGTACGTGGCGTCCGAGGTGTGCGAAGACTCCATCACCGTCGGCATGGTCCGACATCAGGGTCGCATCATGTATGTAGGCGACGTGCGTAATTTAACACGCAAACAT ATCGAGGAGTGGGGACCTTTTGACCTGGTGATTGGAGGAAGCCCCTGTAACGACCTCTCCATCGTCAACCCCGCAAGAAAAGGCCTCTACG AGGGAACCGGACGGTTGTTTTTTGAGTTTTACCGTCTGCTACATGAGGCTCGACCGAAGCCGGGCGATGAGCGGCCGTTCTTCTGGCTGTTTGAGAATGTGGTTGCCATGGGAGTCAGCGACAAACGGGATATCTCACGCTTTCTGGAG TGTAACCCAGTGATGATTGATGCTAAGGAGGTCTCTGCTGCCCACCGCGCCCGCTATTTTTGGGGAAACCTGCCAGGAATGTCCAG GCCTCTGAGTCCCATGACGAACGACAAGCTGGACCTGCAGGAGTGCCTGGAGCACGGACGTACAGCCAAG TTTGAGAAGTTGCGTACGATAACGACACGATCCAACTCTGTGAAGCAGGGGAAAGACGAGCATTTCCCCGTCTTCATGGACAACAAGGAGGACATCCTCTGGTGTACCGAGATGGAAAG GGTGTTTGGTTTCCCCGTCCACTACACTGACGTGTCCAACATGAGTCGCCTGGCCAGGCAGAGGCTGCTGGGTCGCTCCTGGAGCGTCCCCGTCATCAGGCACCTCTTCGCCCCGCTCAAGGAGTACTTCGCCTGCAactag
- the LOC137613016 gene encoding DNA (cytosine-5)-methyltransferase 3A-like isoform X8, with product MPSNSPAAAQPPQTPENDTANDVSEDGAEHDSPEEETPASPRNKRRVGRPGRKRKQLLPAERRAYREAEMSMMDDLSEADSHKEDEPASPAPPPSQQHTDPASPTVAVTPEPVARGEQATPSEVEHQDGRGFGIGTLVFGKLRGFSWWPGRIVSWWMSGRSRAADGTRWVMWFGDGKFSVVCVEKLMPLSSFSSAFHQPTYNKQSMYRKAIFEALQVASVRAGRPVPSCDASDDADGIEIQTRQMIEWAMTGFLPNGPQSLDPPEGEQNSYKEVYPEMWAEPEAAYTPPPAKKPRKNAAEKAKIREVIDEGTRERLILEVKKKTRNIEDICISCGSLNVSLEHPLFGGAMCQGCKNSFLECAYQYDDDGYQSYCTICCGGREVLMCGNNNCCRCFCVECVDLLVGAGSAAAAIKEDPWNCYMCGPRSTYGLLRRRDDWPSRLQHFFANNHEQEFEPAKLYPPVAAEKRKPIRVLSLFDGIATGLLVLKDLGIQVDKYVASEVCEDSITVGMVRHQGRIMYVGDVRNLTRKHIEEWGPFDLVIGGSPCNDLSIVNPARKGLYEGTGRLFFEFYRLLHEARPKPGDERPFFWLFENVVAMGVSDKRDISRFLECNPVMIDAKEVSAAHRARYFWGNLPGMSRPLSPMTNDKLDLQECLEHGRTAKVSPSFEKLRTITTRSNSVKQGKDEHFPVFMDNKEDILWCTEMERVFGFPVHYTDVSNMSRLARQRLLGRSWSVPVIRHLFAPLKEYFACN from the exons GCAGAGCGACGCGCCTACAGAGAGGCAGAGATGAGCATGATGGACGACCTATCAGAGGCAGACTCTCACAAAGAGGACGAGCCAGCCagcccagccccgcccccttcacAGCAACATACAGACCCCGCCTCTCCGACGGTGGCCGTGACACCAGAACCAGTTGCCAGGGGAGAACAAGCCACGCCCAGCGAGGTAGAGCACCAG GATGGCAGGGGTTTTGGCATCGGTACTCTGGTGTTTGGGAAGCTGCGAGGTTTCTCTTGGTGGCCCGGTCGGATTGTTTCCTGGTGGATGAGCGGCAGAAGTCGAGCAGCAGATGGAACTCGCTGGGTGATGTGGTTTGGAGACGGAAAGTTCTCTGTG GTCTGTGTGGAGAAGCTGATGCCTCTGAGCTCGTTCTCATCTGCCTTCCATCAGCCCACCTACAACAAGCAGTCCATGTACCGGAAAGCCATCTTTGAGGCGCTGCAG GTGGCCAGTGTCCGGGCGGGGAGGCCTGTTCCATCCTGTGATGCGAGCGATGATGCAGATGGAATTGAGATTCAGACCCGACAGATGATCGAGTGGGCCATGACGGGTTTCCTCCCCAATGGGCCGCAGTCACTGGACCCTCCAGAGG GTGAGCAGAATTCATATAAGGAAGTGTACCCAGagatgtgggcggagcctgaggCAGCATACACGCCTCCACCGGCCAAGAAGCCACGCAAGAATGCAGCCGAAAAAGCAAAGATCAGAGAGGTGATTGATGAAGGGACCAGAG AGAGACTCATACTTGAGGTCAAAAAGAAGACCAGAAACATagaag ATATCTGTATCTCCTGTGGAAGTCTCAACGTCTCTCTTGAGCATCCGCTCTTTGGAGGAGCAATGTGCCAGGGCTGCAAA AACTCGTTCCTGGAGTGTGCCTACCAGTATGACGACGACGGCTACCAGTCCTACTGCACCATCTGCTGTGGAGGCAGGGAAGTGCTCATGTGTGGCAACAACAACTGTTGCAG gtgtttctgtgtggagtgtgtggatCTGCTGGTGGGGGCCGGCTCGGCGGCGGCAGCCATCAAAGAGGACCCCTGGAACTGCTACATGTGCGGCCCCCGCAGCACCTACGGGTTACTGCGCCGGCGGGACGACTGGCCCAGCAGACTACAGCACTTCTTCGCCAACAATCACGAGCAGGAGTTT GAGCCTGCTAAGCTTTATCCTCCAGTGGCAGCAGAGAAGAGGAAACCAATCAGAGTTCTCTCCCTGTTCGATGGCATTGCCACAG GTCTGCTGGTGCTGAAGGATTTGGGCATCCAAGTCGACAAGTACGTGGCGTCCGAGGTGTGCGAAGACTCCATCACCGTCGGCATGGTCCGACATCAGGGTCGCATCATGTATGTAGGCGACGTGCGTAATTTAACACGCAAACAT ATCGAGGAGTGGGGACCTTTTGACCTGGTGATTGGAGGAAGCCCCTGTAACGACCTCTCCATCGTCAACCCCGCAAGAAAAGGCCTCTACG AGGGAACCGGACGGTTGTTTTTTGAGTTTTACCGTCTGCTACATGAGGCTCGACCGAAGCCGGGCGATGAGCGGCCGTTCTTCTGGCTGTTTGAGAATGTGGTTGCCATGGGAGTCAGCGACAAACGGGATATCTCACGCTTTCTGGAG TGTAACCCAGTGATGATTGATGCTAAGGAGGTCTCTGCTGCCCACCGCGCCCGCTATTTTTGGGGAAACCTGCCAGGAATGTCCAG GCCTCTGAGTCCCATGACGAACGACAAGCTGGACCTGCAGGAGTGCCTGGAGCACGGACGTACAGCCAAGGTATCTCCATCA TTTGAGAAGTTGCGTACGATAACGACACGATCCAACTCTGTGAAGCAGGGGAAAGACGAGCATTTCCCCGTCTTCATGGACAACAAGGAGGACATCCTCTGGTGTACCGAGATGGAAAG GGTGTTTGGTTTCCCCGTCCACTACACTGACGTGTCCAACATGAGTCGCCTGGCCAGGCAGAGGCTGCTGGGTCGCTCCTGGAGCGTCCCCGTCATCAGGCACCTCTTCGCCCCGCTCAAGGAGTACTTCGCCTGCAactag
- the LOC137613016 gene encoding DNA (cytosine-5)-methyltransferase 3A-like isoform X10 has product MPSNSPAAAQPPQTPENDTANDVSEDGAEHDSPEEETPASPRNKRRVGRPGRKRKQLLPAERRAYREAEMSMMDDLSEADSHKEDEPASPAPPPSQQHTDPASPTVAVTPEPVARGEQATPSEVEHQDGRGFGIGTLVFGKLRGFSWWPGRIVSWWMSGRSRAADGTRWVMWFGDGKFSVVCVEKLMPLSSFSSAFHQPTYNKQSMYRKAIFEALQVASVRAGRPVPSCDASDDADGIEIQTRQMIEWAMTGFLPNGPQSLDPPEGEQNSYKEVYPEMWAEPEAAYTPPPAKKPRKNAAEKAKIREVIDEGTRERLILEVKKKTRNIEDICISCGSLNVSLEHPLFGGAMCQGCKNSFLECAYQYDDDGYQSYCTICCGGREVLMCGNNNCCRCFCVECVDLLVGAGSAAAAIKEDPWNCYMCGPRSTYGLLRRRDDWPSRLQHFFANNHEQEFEPAKLYPPVAAEKRKPIRVLSLFDGIATGLLVLKDLGIQVDKYVASEVCEDSITVGMVRHQGRIMYVGDVRNLTRKHIEEWGPFDLVIGGSPCNDLSIVNPARKGLYEGTGRLFFEFYRLLHEARPKPGDERPFFWLFENVVAMGVSDKRDISRFLECNPVMIDAKEVSAAHRARYFWGNLPGMSRPLSPMTNDKLDLQECLEHGRTAKGKDEHFPVFMDNKEDILWCTEMERVFGFPVHYTDVSNMSRLARQRLLGRSWSVPVIRHLFAPLKEYFACN; this is encoded by the exons GCAGAGCGACGCGCCTACAGAGAGGCAGAGATGAGCATGATGGACGACCTATCAGAGGCAGACTCTCACAAAGAGGACGAGCCAGCCagcccagccccgcccccttcacAGCAACATACAGACCCCGCCTCTCCGACGGTGGCCGTGACACCAGAACCAGTTGCCAGGGGAGAACAAGCCACGCCCAGCGAGGTAGAGCACCAG GATGGCAGGGGTTTTGGCATCGGTACTCTGGTGTTTGGGAAGCTGCGAGGTTTCTCTTGGTGGCCCGGTCGGATTGTTTCCTGGTGGATGAGCGGCAGAAGTCGAGCAGCAGATGGAACTCGCTGGGTGATGTGGTTTGGAGACGGAAAGTTCTCTGTG GTCTGTGTGGAGAAGCTGATGCCTCTGAGCTCGTTCTCATCTGCCTTCCATCAGCCCACCTACAACAAGCAGTCCATGTACCGGAAAGCCATCTTTGAGGCGCTGCAG GTGGCCAGTGTCCGGGCGGGGAGGCCTGTTCCATCCTGTGATGCGAGCGATGATGCAGATGGAATTGAGATTCAGACCCGACAGATGATCGAGTGGGCCATGACGGGTTTCCTCCCCAATGGGCCGCAGTCACTGGACCCTCCAGAGG GTGAGCAGAATTCATATAAGGAAGTGTACCCAGagatgtgggcggagcctgaggCAGCATACACGCCTCCACCGGCCAAGAAGCCACGCAAGAATGCAGCCGAAAAAGCAAAGATCAGAGAGGTGATTGATGAAGGGACCAGAG AGAGACTCATACTTGAGGTCAAAAAGAAGACCAGAAACATagaag ATATCTGTATCTCCTGTGGAAGTCTCAACGTCTCTCTTGAGCATCCGCTCTTTGGAGGAGCAATGTGCCAGGGCTGCAAA AACTCGTTCCTGGAGTGTGCCTACCAGTATGACGACGACGGCTACCAGTCCTACTGCACCATCTGCTGTGGAGGCAGGGAAGTGCTCATGTGTGGCAACAACAACTGTTGCAG gtgtttctgtgtggagtgtgtggatCTGCTGGTGGGGGCCGGCTCGGCGGCGGCAGCCATCAAAGAGGACCCCTGGAACTGCTACATGTGCGGCCCCCGCAGCACCTACGGGTTACTGCGCCGGCGGGACGACTGGCCCAGCAGACTACAGCACTTCTTCGCCAACAATCACGAGCAGGAGTTT GAGCCTGCTAAGCTTTATCCTCCAGTGGCAGCAGAGAAGAGGAAACCAATCAGAGTTCTCTCCCTGTTCGATGGCATTGCCACAG GTCTGCTGGTGCTGAAGGATTTGGGCATCCAAGTCGACAAGTACGTGGCGTCCGAGGTGTGCGAAGACTCCATCACCGTCGGCATGGTCCGACATCAGGGTCGCATCATGTATGTAGGCGACGTGCGTAATTTAACACGCAAACAT ATCGAGGAGTGGGGACCTTTTGACCTGGTGATTGGAGGAAGCCCCTGTAACGACCTCTCCATCGTCAACCCCGCAAGAAAAGGCCTCTACG AGGGAACCGGACGGTTGTTTTTTGAGTTTTACCGTCTGCTACATGAGGCTCGACCGAAGCCGGGCGATGAGCGGCCGTTCTTCTGGCTGTTTGAGAATGTGGTTGCCATGGGAGTCAGCGACAAACGGGATATCTCACGCTTTCTGGAG TGTAACCCAGTGATGATTGATGCTAAGGAGGTCTCTGCTGCCCACCGCGCCCGCTATTTTTGGGGAAACCTGCCAGGAATGTCCAG GCCTCTGAGTCCCATGACGAACGACAAGCTGGACCTGCAGGAGTGCCTGGAGCACGGACGTACAGCCAAG GGGAAAGACGAGCATTTCCCCGTCTTCATGGACAACAAGGAGGACATCCTCTGGTGTACCGAGATGGAAAG GGTGTTTGGTTTCCCCGTCCACTACACTGACGTGTCCAACATGAGTCGCCTGGCCAGGCAGAGGCTGCTGGGTCGCTCCTGGAGCGTCCCCGTCATCAGGCACCTCTTCGCCCCGCTCAAGGAGTACTTCGCCTGCAactag